One window of Bacillus alkalicellulosilyticus genomic DNA carries:
- a CDS encoding nuclease-related domain-containing protein: MPYKTRSEPFELLLYQYLHHRGELSEKEKQYYASMQKGYDGEILFDSFTETLQCQCLILNDLLLKHQNTHFQIDTLLILQDALYLFEVKNFEDDYFYDSDHFYKMPKTEVTNPLTQLSRCESLFRQVLNSLGYGNATSLKSAVVFINSQFTLYGNPLNKPFLFRSQLPKFLTKLNATPSLLTKKHTMLADKLISMHIEKSPYAQLPSYEFERLRKGIACHSCGSLSILMVGRRCICQECASEEPVDAAVLRSVAEYQLLFPERRITTNGISEWCNGMVSKKIIRSLLSKTFTKVGVHQWTYYE; encoded by the coding sequence ATGCCATATAAAACTCGGTCTGAACCGTTCGAATTGTTACTTTATCAATATTTACACCATCGCGGTGAGTTATCTGAGAAAGAAAAGCAGTATTATGCCTCTATGCAAAAGGGGTATGACGGAGAAATACTGTTTGATTCTTTTACCGAAACGCTCCAATGCCAGTGCCTCATTTTAAATGACCTTCTATTAAAACACCAAAACACGCATTTCCAAATTGATACTCTGCTCATTTTACAAGATGCGCTTTACCTTTTTGAAGTTAAAAATTTTGAAGATGACTATTTTTACGATTCTGATCATTTTTACAAAATGCCAAAAACAGAAGTGACTAACCCTCTGACTCAGCTCTCCAGGTGCGAATCTTTATTCCGCCAAGTTCTCAATTCTCTCGGCTATGGGAACGCAACTTCTTTGAAATCCGCTGTTGTCTTTATTAACTCCCAATTTACCCTTTATGGAAATCCACTCAACAAACCTTTCTTATTTCGAAGCCAACTACCTAAGTTTCTCACTAAACTAAATGCCACACCTTCCTTGCTAACGAAGAAGCACACGATGTTAGCTGACAAATTAATCTCCATGCATATCGAGAAATCCCCCTATGCGCAGTTACCCTCTTATGAGTTTGAACGATTACGTAAAGGCATTGCGTGTCACTCCTGTGGCTCTTTATCTATTTTAATGGTTGGTCGGAGGTGCATTTGTCAAGAATGCGCCAGTGAAGAACCTGTTGACGCAGCTGTTTTGAGGTCGGTCGCTGAATACCAGCTTCTGTTTCCTGAACGGAGGATTACGACTAATGGGATTTCTGAGTGGTGTAACGGCATGGTTTCAAAAAAGATTATTCGCTCACTTCTTAGTAAAACTTTTACTAAAGTAGGCGTTCATCAATGGACCTACTATGAATAA
- the spoIID gene encoding stage II sporulation protein D, producing MKRLLVIGLILTTVILILPTLLVLFFSNNNDSTQPTTQQAKAVSNDTEQLTTLDHDITVSVFRSKQEQIEEVDLEDYVIGVVASEMPASFEIEALKAQALAARTFILKQILNPSDIKVPQGGMVLDSILHQVYHNQEELKEMWGSDYEWRINRIKEAVAATQGQVLTFEGELITASFFSTSNGYTENSEDYWKNPIPYLRSVESPWDEKSPRFTDQTVIPVSEFEQKLKVTLPAGQSIGEIEGRTDGNRVATVNINGKRLTGRQVREDLGLNSSDFNWRRDGNNIIIETKGWGHGVGMSQYGADGMAKEGKNYKEIVSHYYRGVSLTTIDPFVGQLTAMVTE from the coding sequence ATGAAACGACTACTTGTCATTGGATTAATCTTAACAACTGTGATTCTCATCTTACCTACATTACTTGTCCTGTTTTTTTCTAACAACAATGACTCGACACAACCTACTACACAACAAGCTAAAGCCGTTTCAAATGATACGGAACAACTTACAACTTTGGATCATGACATTACCGTATCCGTCTTTCGAAGCAAGCAAGAACAAATTGAAGAAGTTGACTTAGAGGATTATGTCATTGGTGTTGTCGCTTCTGAAATGCCAGCGAGTTTTGAAATCGAGGCATTAAAAGCACAAGCTCTTGCAGCACGAACATTTATTTTAAAACAAATTTTAAACCCAAGCGATATAAAAGTACCTCAAGGTGGAATGGTATTAGACTCAATCTTGCACCAAGTGTATCATAACCAAGAAGAGTTGAAAGAGATGTGGGGAAGCGATTACGAGTGGCGTATCAATCGAATTAAAGAAGCGGTAGCCGCCACCCAGGGACAAGTGCTTACTTTTGAAGGAGAGCTCATTACAGCTTCTTTCTTCTCAACGAGTAATGGCTATACTGAAAACTCAGAGGATTATTGGAAAAACCCAATACCATACTTACGCAGCGTCGAAAGCCCATGGGATGAAAAGTCACCACGATTCACAGACCAAACCGTGATTCCGGTAAGTGAATTTGAACAAAAGCTCAAAGTCACACTACCTGCTGGGCAATCCATAGGTGAGATTGAAGGAAGAACAGACGGCAACCGTGTAGCAACTGTCAATATTAACGGAAAACGCTTAACAGGAAGACAAGTTCGAGAGGATTTAGGATTAAACTCCTCTGATTTCAACTGGAGAAGAGACGGGAATAACATTATCATCGAAACAAAAGGCTGGGGCCACGGCGTCGGCATGAGCCAATACGGAGCAGACGGCATGGCGAAAGAAGGAAAGAACTATAAAGAAATCGTCAGCCACTACTACCGAGGTGTCTCTTTAACCACAATCGACCCGTTTGTAGGTCAGTTAACGGCAATGGTAACCGAATAA
- the murA gene encoding UDP-N-acetylglucosamine 1-carboxyvinyltransferase — MEKIIVQGGRQLQGSVKVEGAKNAVLPVIAASILASRGTSTIYDVPSLADVYTMKEVLSNLNCDVVYENGSYQVNAEKQLSTEAPFEYVRKMRASFLVMGPLLARVGQARIALPGGCAIGSRPIDQHLKGFEAMGATVEIGNGFIEAKIDGRLQGAKIYLDFPSVGATENIMMAAVMAEGTTIIENVAEEPEIVCLATYLNAMGAKVRGAGTGTIRIDGVDELHAANHTVIPDRIEAGTFMVAAAITKGNILIEGALPEHLRPLIAKMTEMGVEIIEESNGIRVIGPDVLKPIDIKTMPHPGFPTDMQAQMMTLLLHAHGTSVITETVFENRFMHVEEFRRMNGNIKIEGRSAIISGPSRLQGAEVSATDLRAGAALVLAGLVAEGITRVVELKHIDRGYVDLTGKLQQLGANIERIDVVVEEELKNLDAPAPLKINTNLV, encoded by the coding sequence TTGGAAAAAATTATTGTCCAAGGCGGCAGGCAATTACAAGGCTCCGTCAAGGTAGAGGGAGCGAAGAATGCTGTTTTGCCTGTCATTGCTGCATCCATTCTTGCAAGTCGTGGCACTAGCACCATATATGATGTGCCGTCTCTGGCTGATGTATACACGATGAAGGAAGTTTTATCAAATTTAAACTGTGACGTTGTGTATGAAAATGGTTCATACCAAGTTAATGCAGAGAAACAGTTGAGCACGGAAGCACCATTTGAATATGTACGAAAAATGAGAGCGTCTTTCTTAGTAATGGGACCACTCTTAGCAAGAGTAGGTCAGGCAAGAATCGCTTTACCTGGAGGATGTGCGATTGGATCTAGACCAATTGACCAGCATCTCAAAGGCTTTGAAGCAATGGGAGCTACTGTTGAAATCGGAAATGGTTTTATTGAAGCAAAAATCGATGGTCGACTTCAAGGAGCTAAGATTTATCTTGACTTCCCGAGTGTCGGAGCTACAGAAAACATTATGATGGCCGCTGTTATGGCAGAAGGCACTACAATTATTGAAAACGTCGCAGAAGAACCTGAAATCGTTTGTTTAGCTACCTATTTAAATGCAATGGGAGCTAAAGTGCGAGGTGCAGGTACGGGAACCATCCGGATTGATGGTGTCGATGAATTACATGCTGCCAATCATACAGTGATACCTGACCGCATTGAAGCAGGAACATTCATGGTAGCTGCAGCAATTACAAAAGGAAATATCCTGATTGAAGGTGCTCTTCCTGAACATTTACGGCCTCTTATTGCCAAAATGACGGAAATGGGCGTTGAAATTATTGAGGAAAGCAACGGCATTCGTGTCATTGGCCCAGATGTTTTAAAGCCAATTGATATTAAAACGATGCCTCACCCAGGATTTCCAACAGATATGCAAGCACAAATGATGACTCTATTGCTCCATGCACATGGCACAAGTGTAATTACAGAAACCGTGTTTGAAAACCGATTTATGCACGTTGAAGAGTTCCGTCGAATGAACGGTAACATTAAAATTGAAGGTCGTTCTGCGATCATTAGCGGCCCAAGTCGCTTGCAAGGAGCTGAAGTATCAGCAACGGATTTACGCGCAGGCGCTGCTCTTGTCCTCGCTGGCCTAGTAGCTGAAGGTATTACCCGAGTCGTTGAATTAAAGCATATTGACCGTGGATATGTTGATTTAACAGGAAAACTTCAACAGCTTGGTGCTAACATTGAACGAATCGATGTTGTAGTTGAAGAGGAGCTCAAAAATCTAGATGCTCCTGCACCATTAAAAATAAATACTAATTTAGTGTAA
- a CDS encoding YwmB family TATA-box binding protein — protein MKYFFVVLGLFLIATTVYAGETDTTQLTEILDVMESNEIAIENWKLYTRGEQQLVRDSVEYKQEIIQLQNEWADFDWDFPTDIEREDNWRVSATKQHEEFSVEEQITFLAYPKAQKYAIYVIYEVHGLHETNSNWNNFESHFHKRMNHLFSTTPDVFTTVTGKTSLISSETLNQSATKLIKDLQASPVEEIKEETFLSISAYNHNWADHLETNGNKMNVQLALRYGAGLGSETTVTIGTPIITIEY, from the coding sequence ATGAAATATTTTTTTGTTGTACTAGGACTATTCCTTATCGCTACAACAGTATATGCTGGGGAAACGGATACCACACAACTTACAGAGATCTTGGATGTGATGGAATCCAACGAGATAGCAATTGAGAACTGGAAGTTATACACAAGAGGAGAGCAACAGCTAGTTCGTGATAGTGTGGAGTACAAGCAAGAAATCATTCAATTACAAAATGAATGGGCTGATTTTGACTGGGACTTTCCAACAGATATAGAGAGAGAGGACAATTGGAGAGTAAGCGCAACAAAACAGCATGAGGAATTTTCCGTTGAAGAACAGATAACGTTTCTTGCTTATCCAAAAGCACAAAAGTATGCCATTTATGTAATATACGAAGTTCACGGACTTCATGAAACAAACTCAAATTGGAATAACTTCGAATCGCATTTCCACAAACGAATGAACCATTTGTTTTCAACAACTCCGGATGTCTTCACTACAGTAACTGGGAAAACAAGTTTGATTTCGAGTGAAACCTTAAATCAATCTGCAACAAAATTAATAAAAGATTTACAAGCATCACCGGTTGAAGAAATTAAGGAAGAAACGTTCTTATCCATATCTGCATATAATCATAATTGGGCAGACCACTTGGAAACGAACGGCAACAAGATGAATGTACAGCTTGCTTTACGGTATGGAGCCGGATTGGGCTCTGAAACAACCGTCACAATTGGAACGCCTATAATAACTATTGAATATTAA
- a CDS encoding DUF1146 family protein, translating into MVESFGQQALLHIFVHIFFLGVTWWALQAFKFDLFVKNPNGAKAKTLMILLTIAIAYLVSSFLLEYFSWSTMLRHLF; encoded by the coding sequence TTGGTAGAAAGCTTTGGGCAACAAGCACTCCTACATATCTTTGTGCATATTTTCTTTCTTGGAGTCACATGGTGGGCCTTGCAAGCATTTAAGTTTGATTTGTTTGTGAAAAACCCTAATGGTGCAAAAGCAAAAACACTAATGATATTACTTACAATTGCAATTGCTTACCTTGTCAGTAGTTTCTTATTGGAATATTTTAGTTGGTCAACTATGCTTCGTCATCTTTTTTAA
- the nuoN gene encoding NADH-quinone oxidoreductase subunit NuoN, producing MDLETLLSFPWGIMAPEFTILIVATVLSLLDLFLKEKIDRKLLGWLALGGILVALVFLVRQLGSPVQMILYDTYRLDGFSIAFKFILLIGAALVMIMAIDYKKKEIEYRGEFFYLLLTALLGGMIMSSSADLITLFVGLELLSLSSYILAGIMKKDLQSNEAAMKYVINGGIATAITLFGLSYIYGLTGFTNLFEIAQTLADPNVLENAFLLYFAFFLVFVGLVFKIAAAPFHMWAPDVYQGSPTPVAAFLSVVSKTAGFAIILRLLFVIFSATPGLQYSYLVFDTSMYVVAIAIVTMIVGNIMALRQENVKRMFAYSSIAQAGYILVPIATLNMLMYETLWFYLVAYLFMNIGAFAVLQLVTEQTNSSNISSFAGLGKKSPILALLMGLFLISLAGIPISAGFIGKYYIFIGAISVGFYWTAGIMIATSIISYFYYFRVLGQMYFRPNYDSKPITVPIGMYVVLFICAIGTFGLGLFPNVLIDFMNTYLDFSQILQ from the coding sequence ATGGATTTAGAAACGTTACTAAGTTTTCCATGGGGAATTATGGCGCCGGAATTTACGATTTTAATTGTGGCAACAGTCCTATCTCTCCTTGACCTCTTTTTAAAAGAAAAAATAGACCGAAAACTATTAGGATGGCTTGCACTCGGTGGGATTTTGGTGGCTCTCGTCTTCCTTGTAAGACAGTTAGGGTCTCCTGTTCAAATGATTTTATATGATACATACCGTTTAGATGGATTCTCAATTGCCTTTAAGTTTATCCTTTTAATCGGTGCAGCGCTTGTCATGATTATGGCGATTGATTATAAGAAAAAAGAAATTGAATACCGTGGTGAGTTTTTCTACTTATTGTTAACGGCATTACTCGGTGGAATGATTATGTCATCCAGTGCCGATTTAATTACTCTTTTTGTTGGTCTTGAGCTTTTATCATTGTCATCGTATATCCTTGCGGGCATTATGAAGAAAGACCTTCAGTCGAACGAAGCGGCTATGAAGTATGTCATCAATGGTGGAATTGCTACAGCTATCACACTATTTGGATTAAGCTACATTTATGGATTAACTGGGTTTACAAACCTTTTTGAAATCGCTCAAACATTAGCAGATCCAAATGTACTCGAAAATGCGTTTTTACTGTACTTTGCCTTCTTCCTCGTTTTTGTAGGGCTTGTCTTTAAAATTGCAGCTGCCCCATTTCATATGTGGGCACCAGATGTTTATCAAGGGTCTCCAACACCAGTTGCTGCATTTTTAAGTGTTGTTTCAAAAACGGCTGGGTTTGCGATTATCTTGCGTTTGTTGTTTGTTATATTTTCAGCAACGCCAGGACTTCAATATTCATATTTAGTGTTTGATACAAGTATGTATGTCGTGGCAATCGCAATTGTAACAATGATTGTTGGAAATATTATGGCACTTCGACAAGAAAATGTAAAAAGAATGTTTGCCTATTCAAGTATTGCTCAAGCAGGTTATATTTTAGTACCGATTGCGACTTTAAATATGCTCATGTATGAAACGTTATGGTTTTATTTAGTTGCTTACTTGTTTATGAATATAGGGGCTTTCGCTGTCTTGCAATTGGTTACTGAACAAACAAACTCATCCAACATAAGTAGTTTTGCTGGATTAGGGAAGAAGTCTCCAATTCTTGCGCTCTTGATGGGATTATTCCTCATCTCACTAGCAGGTATACCAATTAGTGCTGGTTTTATTGGTAAATATTATATTTTTATTGGAGCAATTTCTGTAGGATTCTATTGGACAGCAGGGATTATGATTGCTACCTCAATCATTTCATACTTTTATTACTTCCGTGTCCTCGGACAAATGTATTTTAGACCCAACTATGATAGCAAGCCAATAACCGTCCCAATTGGGATGTATGTCGTCCTATTTATTTGCGCCATTGGTACCTTTGGGCTAGGGCTCTTCCCAAATGTTCTAATTGACTTCATGAATACCTATTTAGACTTCTCGCAAATTTTACAATAA
- a CDS encoding complex I subunit 4 family protein, whose amino-acid sequence MTQSYLLTILIFSPLLGILFIALVPKGNDKLVKLLGFLTTLLPLILAIYAFSIFDRANTALQFEEVRQWINFSTAMLSQNQVNLWINYDLGVNGLGISLILLTAIVSTLAALASTFQISKSLKAYFILFLLLEIGMLGVFAAQNLFLFFIFFELTLIPMYFLIGKWGYMDREKAANSFLIYNGLGSAVLLIVFVVLFVNIHTLRIDELTMILQMVGPGYSELKWGLLIALLIAFGVKLPIFPLHTWMLKVHVQAPPAIVMIHSGVLLKIGAYGLIQFGFGFFPAEINEIAYIIAILGVINLLYGAYLALIQTDLKMVLAYSSISHMGIVLIGLAALNEVGLQGAVFQVVSHGLISALLFFLIGVYYERTKTSKITKLGGLSRSMPIASGLLLTGAMASLGLPGMSGFISEFLSFLGLFQSMPIIAAIGTLGIILTAVYLLRATLAVTFGPTPEEWKELKDIGPLEMVPAIVLLAFIILLGVYPAILAEPLQGALQILLAGLGG is encoded by the coding sequence ATGACACAATCATATCTACTTACAATTCTGATTTTCTCACCCCTTCTTGGTATCTTGTTTATTGCCTTAGTTCCAAAAGGAAATGATAAGCTCGTAAAATTACTTGGATTTTTGACTACATTGCTTCCTTTAATCTTGGCTATTTATGCTTTTTCTATTTTTGACCGTGCTAATACAGCCCTTCAATTTGAAGAAGTACGACAATGGATTAATTTTAGTACAGCGATGTTAAGCCAAAACCAAGTAAACTTGTGGATAAATTATGACCTTGGAGTCAATGGTTTAGGGATTTCGTTAATCCTTTTAACAGCCATTGTATCAACACTAGCGGCATTAGCTTCTACCTTCCAAATATCGAAAAGTCTAAAAGCATATTTTATTTTGTTTTTACTGCTTGAAATCGGGATGTTAGGTGTTTTTGCAGCTCAGAATCTATTCTTATTTTTCATTTTCTTTGAACTTACCTTGATTCCAATGTACTTCCTCATTGGGAAATGGGGGTATATGGACCGTGAAAAAGCAGCAAATAGCTTCCTCATCTACAATGGGCTTGGCTCAGCTGTGCTGCTAATTGTGTTTGTTGTGTTGTTTGTTAATATCCATACACTTCGCATTGATGAATTGACGATGATTCTTCAAATGGTTGGACCTGGATACAGTGAGTTGAAATGGGGCTTATTAATTGCACTATTGATTGCCTTTGGCGTTAAGCTTCCAATATTCCCATTGCATACATGGATGTTAAAAGTTCATGTTCAAGCACCCCCAGCAATTGTAATGATTCACTCTGGGGTTCTCTTGAAAATTGGTGCATATGGATTAATTCAATTTGGTTTTGGATTTTTTCCAGCCGAGATAAACGAAATTGCTTATATCATTGCAATTCTCGGTGTCATCAATTTGCTGTACGGGGCTTACTTAGCACTCATTCAAACCGATTTAAAAATGGTGCTTGCCTATTCAAGTATTTCTCACATGGGGATTGTTTTAATTGGATTAGCTGCTTTAAATGAAGTAGGATTACAAGGAGCTGTTTTCCAAGTAGTGTCACACGGTTTAATTTCAGCGCTCCTGTTCTTCTTAATTGGTGTTTATTATGAAAGAACAAAGACTTCAAAAATAACAAAGCTCGGTGGATTATCAAGGTCAATGCCAATTGCATCAGGACTTTTACTCACAGGAGCAATGGCATCACTCGGATTACCGGGAATGTCAGGCTTTATAAGTGAGTTCCTATCCTTTTTAGGTTTATTCCAATCGATGCCGATTATCGCCGCTATCGGAACCCTCGGTATCATCTTAACAGCTGTATATTTACTAAGAGCGACATTAGCTGTTACGTTTGGACCGACTCCAGAGGAATGGAAAGAACTTAAGGATATCGGGCCTTTAGAAATGGTGCCAGCTATTGTCTTGCTTGCGTTTATCATTTTATTAGGTGTCTATCCAGCGATATTAGCAGAACCATTACAAGGTGCACTACAAATCTTACTAGCAGGGTTAGGGGGGTAG
- the nuoL gene encoding NADH-quinone oxidoreductase subunit L has product MENAWMIPLLPLLSFIILLLFGRTLKEKGSLVGIVISFIALIWSILVLFDRLRGEDVIYQFSWLTIGDRTITMGLEVNQLNALMLVIVTLVSFLVHMYSKGYMTATDSHRIPVFYSYLGLFTFSMLGLVLSPNLLQLYIFWELVGVCSFLLVGFYYFKEEARAAAKKAFIVTRIGDVGLFIGIILLFWNVGSFELQAIFAAVEANALTEGMITLTAILIFVGAIGKSGQFPLHTWLPDAMEGPTPVSALIHAATMVAAGVYLVATMFPLFSASPVAMTTVAVIGGFTAIFAATIAITQKDIKRILAYSTVSQLGYMMLALGSASYIAAVFHLMTHAFFKALLFLAAGSVIHAVHTQNIFEMGGLWKKMRVTAVVFLIGCLAIAGFPLFSGFFSKEEILLATLADGRYGLFAVALLTALLTSVYMFRLFFLVFIGKPRGNQSSVHESPAVMTIPMIVLAVLAVVAGYVHTHWFGTFLGDWLSNSPWNRGHIYLSDPGWVMPLAVFVSLLGIYVAWTMYGKENISRERIPGNDSVFYQVSYRKYYVDELYDRTFVRGTIAISYLFYYIEKYIIETIIQLVVSSTEALGKLYERLSTGQVQTYGAVAFIGLVIILVVLTVTGGYFG; this is encoded by the coding sequence ATGGAAAATGCATGGATGATCCCGCTTTTACCTCTTTTATCTTTTATCATTCTTCTCCTATTTGGAAGAACATTAAAAGAAAAAGGTTCGCTAGTAGGGATTGTAATTTCATTTATAGCTTTGATATGGTCGATCCTCGTCTTGTTCGACAGACTTAGAGGGGAAGACGTCATTTATCAATTTTCTTGGCTCACCATTGGAGACAGAACGATTACAATGGGGTTAGAAGTCAATCAGCTAAATGCGCTAATGCTAGTGATTGTGACACTAGTCAGCTTTTTAGTACATATGTATTCAAAAGGATATATGACAGCAACGGATAGTCACAGGATTCCTGTCTTTTATTCCTATTTAGGATTATTTACATTTTCAATGCTTGGACTCGTGCTATCTCCTAACTTGCTTCAACTCTATATTTTCTGGGAGCTTGTTGGAGTGTGTTCCTTCCTCTTAGTTGGATTTTATTACTTTAAAGAAGAAGCAAGAGCTGCTGCGAAAAAAGCATTTATTGTCACTCGAATTGGTGACGTTGGTTTATTTATCGGGATTATATTATTATTCTGGAATGTGGGAAGCTTCGAACTTCAAGCAATTTTTGCGGCTGTCGAGGCCAACGCCTTAACAGAAGGAATGATAACATTAACTGCAATTCTTATTTTTGTCGGGGCCATAGGAAAGTCAGGTCAGTTTCCTCTTCATACATGGTTACCTGATGCGATGGAAGGTCCGACCCCTGTATCAGCATTAATCCATGCGGCAACAATGGTAGCTGCAGGTGTGTATTTAGTCGCTACGATGTTCCCGCTTTTTTCGGCATCACCAGTAGCGATGACAACAGTTGCTGTCATTGGTGGATTTACAGCGATTTTTGCGGCGACAATCGCGATTACGCAAAAGGATATTAAACGCATTCTTGCTTATTCCACAGTGAGTCAGTTAGGGTACATGATGTTAGCATTAGGTTCAGCAAGTTACATTGCTGCTGTATTCCACCTGATGACTCATGCTTTCTTTAAAGCACTGTTGTTTTTAGCAGCAGGAAGCGTAATTCATGCAGTTCATACGCAAAACATTTTTGAAATGGGCGGACTTTGGAAAAAGATGAGGGTAACGGCTGTCGTCTTTTTAATCGGATGCTTAGCCATTGCTGGATTCCCACTCTTTTCAGGATTCTTTAGTAAAGAGGAAATTTTGTTAGCGACATTAGCTGATGGAAGATATGGATTATTCGCTGTTGCTTTGCTCACGGCTCTTCTAACATCAGTCTATATGTTTAGATTGTTCTTCCTCGTTTTTATCGGAAAGCCAAGAGGAAATCAATCATCGGTTCATGAATCTCCAGCGGTCATGACGATTCCAATGATCGTGTTAGCTGTTCTTGCTGTTGTCGCCGGATATGTCCATACCCATTGGTTTGGTACTTTCTTAGGAGATTGGCTCTCAAACAGCCCATGGAATCGAGGACATATTTACCTTAGTGATCCAGGTTGGGTAATGCCTTTAGCAGTATTCGTTTCATTATTAGGTATATATGTAGCGTGGACAATGTATGGCAAAGAGAATATTTCCCGAGAAAGAATTCCTGGTAATGACAGTGTTTTTTATCAGGTATCGTATCGGAAATATTATGTTGATGAGCTATATGACCGTACATTCGTACGCGGGACGATAGCCATAAGTTATTTGTTCTATTATATTGAAAAATACATCATTGAAACGATTATTCAATTGGTAGTAAGCTCTACTGAAGCACTAGGAAAACTGTATGAACGTCTTTCAACAGGTCAAGTTCAAACGTATGGAGCGGTAGCCTTTATCGGTCTAGTTATTATCCTAGTCGTCTTAACAGTAACAGGGGGGTATTTCGGATGA
- the nuoK gene encoding NADH-quinone oxidoreductase subunit NuoK — protein MSNIPLSVFLVVALILFCIGMFGVLTKRNTVIVLICIELMLNAVNINLVAFAIHGPNPGISGQVFALFAITVAAAEAAVGLAILIALYRNRKTVNVDEMNLMKR, from the coding sequence ATGAGTAATATTCCATTATCCGTATTTTTAGTCGTCGCTCTTATTCTTTTTTGTATTGGAATGTTTGGAGTACTGACGAAAAGGAACACGGTTATTGTGCTAATTTGTATTGAGTTGATGTTAAATGCAGTCAATATTAATTTAGTGGCTTTTGCCATTCACGGACCAAACCCAGGTATCTCAGGGCAAGTATTTGCGCTTTTTGCAATTACAGTTGCCGCAGCTGAAGCAGCCGTTGGTCTAGCCATCCTGATCGCTCTTTATCGAAATCGAAAAACGGTAAATGTCGACGAGATGAATCTTATGAAACGATAA
- a CDS encoding NADH-quinone oxidoreductase subunit J, translating into MTGEMIAFFILALIAISGGVLMINLRKVVHIIVALAFTFISIAGLYVLLSAEFIAFVQVLIYGGAITIVMLFGIMLTKHDDTSDTPTSISRSIFAFVGVVIFFVIMFIGINGLSFEQQATTLHENNVRQIGIAIYSKFVIPFETVGVILLVALVGAVAIAKSDDEEKEAGDHE; encoded by the coding sequence GTGACAGGAGAAATGATTGCTTTCTTTATCCTTGCCCTCATAGCCATTAGTGGTGGCGTACTAATGATTAACTTACGAAAAGTTGTTCATATTATCGTCGCCCTTGCTTTCACATTTATCAGCATTGCGGGATTATATGTGTTGTTATCTGCGGAATTCATTGCCTTTGTGCAGGTGCTTATCTACGGTGGGGCGATAACAATTGTGATGCTATTTGGAATTATGCTAACAAAGCATGATGATACAAGTGACACACCAACAAGTATTAGCCGCTCCATCTTCGCTTTTGTTGGTGTGGTCATATTCTTTGTCATTATGTTCATTGGAATTAACGGCTTATCCTTTGAACAGCAAGCAACCACATTACATGAAAACAATGTAAGACAAATAGGGATTGCGATTTATTCGAAGTTTGTTATTCCATTTGAAACCGTCGGTGTTATCCTCCTAGTCGCATTAGTCGGAGCGGTTGCCATTGCAAAGTCCGATGATGAGGAAAAGGAGGCTGGCGACCATGAGTAA
- the nuoI gene encoding NADH-quinone oxidoreductase subunit NuoI — protein sequence MFGQGLVKGLKYTLANLTKKNVTSMYPDEPVEFPDRFRGIQKFYPEKCIVCNQCATICPTDCIQLTGKPHPDPNKKGKIIDTYDINFEICILCDLCTEVCPTEAIVMTNNFELAVYSRDDLFKDLEWLDENDTNVREENKA from the coding sequence ATGTTCGGTCAAGGGCTAGTTAAAGGCTTAAAATATACACTTGCAAATTTAACGAAAAAAAATGTGACATCAATGTACCCAGACGAACCGGTAGAGTTTCCGGATCGCTTCCGTGGCATTCAAAAGTTTTACCCTGAAAAGTGTATCGTCTGTAACCAGTGTGCAACAATTTGTCCAACAGATTGTATTCAATTAACAGGGAAACCACATCCAGACCCAAATAAAAAAGGAAAAATCATCGATACGTATGATATCAATTTTGAAATTTGCATATTGTGCGATTTATGTACTGAGGTTTGTCCGACAGAGGCGATTGTGATGACAAATAACTTTGAATTAGCTGTGTACAGTCGCGATGACCTTTTTAAAGATTTAGAATGGCTTGATGAAAATGATACTAATGTGAGGGAGGAGAATAAAGCGTGA